The following coding sequences lie in one Acaryochloris sp. CCMEE 5410 genomic window:
- a CDS encoding 3'-5' exonuclease yields the protein MSTFVALDFETADRGRDSACALGLVRVEDNKIIKRYYSLIRPPREFFEFTYIHGIRWSDVALEKNFGQIWPSIECIFSNIDFIAAHNASFDKGVLYACCDSHQISKPKNKFICTVKLSRKLWDIYPTKLPNVCEYLNIKLDHHYALSDAEACAQIVIASEQI from the coding sequence ATGAGTACTTTTGTCGCTTTAGATTTTGAAACGGCGGATCGTGGCCGAGATAGTGCATGTGCGCTTGGATTAGTGCGAGTTGAGGACAATAAAATTATTAAGAGATACTATTCTCTTATTCGCCCACCAAGGGAGTTTTTCGAATTTACCTATATTCATGGTATTCGTTGGAGTGATGTTGCTTTAGAGAAAAACTTTGGTCAGATATGGCCTTCTATTGAATGTATATTTAGTAATATAGATTTCATTGCTGCTCACAACGCTTCTTTTGACAAAGGAGTTTTATATGCATGTTGTGATTCTCATCAGATTTCTAAGCCGAAAAATAAATTTATTTGCACAGTAAAACTATCTCGTAAACTCTGGGATATTTATCCAACAAAGCTACCTAATGTTTGTGAGTATCTAAATATTAAATTGGATCATCACTATGCGCTATCTGATGCTGAAGCTTGCGCTCAAATTGTCATTGCTTCTGAGCAGATTTAG
- the istB gene encoding IS21-like element ISAcma26 family helper ATPase IstB: MTNSSPPAQSPLSPYQHLSLYLKKLRLSHMLTHWESIESQAMQENWSYAEFLLALCETEAQRREQARLKRALTEARLPNAKSFTNFDFSHCPQLNPAPLMQLAADPGWLERAENCLLLGPSGVGKTHLATGVSQKMLEFGKRVKFFAANALVQQLQQAKLQLQLHPMLKKLDRYDLLVLDDLGYCKKSEAETSVLFELIAHRYERKSLLITANQPFSQWDDIFTDSMMAVAAIDRLIHHGLIIEIQADSYRRKSATQRTAQTQSPPQKSQSK; encoded by the coding sequence ATGACAAACTCCTCCCCTCCTGCTCAGTCCCCGCTGAGCCCCTACCAGCACCTGAGCCTCTATCTAAAAAAGCTCAGGCTCTCCCACATGTTGACCCATTGGGAATCTATCGAATCCCAAGCTATGCAGGAAAACTGGTCCTATGCGGAATTCTTACTGGCCTTGTGCGAAACGGAGGCCCAAAGAAGAGAACAAGCTCGTCTAAAACGTGCCCTCACCGAAGCCAGGCTCCCAAACGCAAAAAGTTTTACCAACTTTGACTTTAGTCATTGTCCCCAGCTCAATCCAGCTCCCTTAATGCAATTAGCCGCAGATCCGGGTTGGTTGGAGCGCGCCGAGAACTGCCTCCTTCTAGGGCCCTCAGGAGTCGGAAAAACACATTTGGCCACCGGGGTCTCCCAAAAGATGCTGGAATTCGGTAAACGAGTGAAGTTCTTTGCAGCCAACGCCTTGGTTCAACAATTGCAACAGGCTAAGCTCCAACTGCAGCTGCATCCAATGCTCAAAAAACTGGACCGCTATGATCTGTTGGTCTTGGATGACTTGGGCTATTGCAAAAAGTCAGAAGCGGAAACGTCCGTTCTGTTTGAATTAATTGCGCATCGCTATGAACGAAAAAGTTTGTTGATTACAGCGAATCAACCCTTCAGCCAATGGGATGACATTTTCACTGATTCGATGATGGCGGTGGCTGCCATTGATCGCTTAATTCATCATGGCTTGATTATCGAAATTCAAGCCGATAGTTATCGGCGCAAATCAGCGACTCAGAGAACGGCTCAAACTCAGTCTCCACCTCAAAAATCCCAGTCCAAATAA
- a CDS encoding phage integrase SAM-like domain-containing protein — protein MIPDKITTQTNFDAEYDKDIWAFENLGIPPLQTTGGRSFNFSTIEPLWLRRAAKQYIRYSLATLRPGSALARLTSLKSFARFLNQYHPQLQPEDIDRALVVEYLGFLSRRKLANGSRAMAIGGLKSFLQLSAQNQWLSLATPALIYQQDFPQQKKLCLATFPQKF, from the coding sequence ATGATTCCAGATAAAATCACTACACAAACTAACTTTGATGCTGAATATGACAAGGATATTTGGGCATTCGAAAATCTGGGGATTCCTCCGCTTCAAACCACTGGAGGGCGCTCTTTTAACTTCAGTACGATTGAACCCTTGTGGCTACGACGGGCGGCTAAGCAATATATCCGTTACAGCTTAGCCACACTAAGGCCAGGGTCTGCTTTGGCTCGTCTCACTTCCCTCAAGAGCTTCGCTCGCTTTCTCAATCAATACCATCCACAACTACAGCCTGAAGATATTGATCGCGCCTTGGTTGTTGAATATCTCGGGTTCTTGAGTCGTCGAAAGTTGGCCAATGGCAGTAGGGCTATGGCTATTGGTGGCCTCAAATCTTTTCTGCAACTGAGTGCTCAGAATCAGTGGTTATCCCTGGCCACCCCAGCGTTGATCTATCAACAAGACTTTCCTCAGCAAAAAAAACTCTGCCTCGCTACATTCCCCCAGAAGTTCTGA
- a CDS encoding cation diffusion facilitator family transporter, translated as MSSQAARLYILLSIAAALITMGLKFGAYQLTYSVGLFSDVAESSVNLIAALAAFGALTVAAQPPDKEHTFGHSKAEYFSSGLEGLLILVAAISIAITAIPRLMDPQPIVELELGLGLSIIASLVNAGVAWILLRAGKRLRSITLRADAQHLLTDVWTSVGVVAGLIIVKLTGWLILDPIMALLVAVHIVWVAIKLIRETIAGLMDSALPESDQAVIRATLTAYQAQGIVFHALRTRVAGARNFVSFHVLVPGNWTVQKGHDLCDTLEQSIMTALPGTHVMTHLEPIEDPVSWEDAELDRSHHP; from the coding sequence ATGAGCAGTCAGGCTGCCCGACTCTATATTTTGTTATCGATTGCTGCAGCCCTGATCACAATGGGTTTGAAGTTTGGAGCCTATCAGCTCACTTACTCCGTCGGGTTGTTTTCGGATGTGGCTGAGTCTAGCGTAAACCTAATTGCAGCGTTGGCTGCATTTGGGGCTTTAACTGTCGCAGCACAACCTCCAGATAAAGAACATACCTTTGGCCATTCAAAGGCCGAATATTTTTCCAGTGGTCTAGAAGGACTCCTGATTTTAGTGGCAGCTATCAGCATTGCGATTACTGCTATTCCTCGATTAATGGATCCTCAGCCTATTGTGGAGTTAGAGCTGGGACTAGGCTTATCAATCATTGCGTCACTGGTCAATGCTGGAGTGGCTTGGATTTTGCTGCGAGCAGGAAAACGGCTGCGCTCTATTACCCTCCGTGCTGATGCCCAGCACCTGTTAACAGATGTATGGACTTCTGTGGGCGTTGTTGCAGGTTTGATAATTGTTAAACTCACGGGTTGGTTGATTCTCGATCCCATCATGGCTTTGCTGGTTGCAGTTCATATTGTTTGGGTAGCCATTAAGCTCATTCGGGAAACCATCGCAGGACTTATGGATAGTGCTCTGCCAGAGTCTGATCAAGCCGTTATTCGAGCCACCTTAACGGCCTACCAAGCCCAGGGAATTGTGTTTCATGCCCTCCGCACCCGAGTAGCTGGGGCTCGCAATTTTGTCTCCTTTCATGTTCTGGTGCCGGGAAATTGGACAGTCCAAAAGGGTCATGATTTATGCGATACCTTGGAGCAATCGATTATGACTGCTTTACCCGGTACTCATGTGATGACGCACTTAGAGCCGATAGAAGATCCGGTGTCATGGGAAGATGCTGAACTAGATCGGTCTCACCATCCCTAA
- a CDS encoding addiction module antidote protein, whose translation MRQLRTLDQIEEDYFRQHPEEIEEYISIIFEEYAKDDNIGALLASLRTIARAQGITATAIAAGMTRKGLQKALSEQGNPKFESVNAILHALGYQLAPQKLITSNIEA comes from the coding sequence ATGCGTCAACTCAGAACGCTTGATCAGATCGAGGAAGACTACTTTCGGCAACATCCTGAGGAAATCGAAGAGTACATATCTATCATTTTCGAGGAATATGCCAAAGATGATAATATTGGCGCGCTTCTCGCTTCTCTACGCACTATAGCCCGCGCACAAGGTATCACAGCAACTGCTATTGCAGCCGGAATGACAAGAAAGGGGCTGCAAAAAGCTCTCTCAGAACAAGGTAACCCCAAATTCGAAAGCGTTAATGCTATCTTGCATGCTCTTGGCTACCAACTAGCACCTCAAAAACTTATAACCTCAAACATAGAAGCATAG
- a CDS encoding AbrB family transcriptional regulator: protein MPRKKKSTPKPLVGDALIAKVRQLGQATRGEKAKACGYYKVTLNGIERINVMAFLNAVLAAEGMDLDAKGESNEKLRGRNPSHRISVQTDGKLLLGSAYTKKMNLQPGDEFEISLGRKHIHLSKVA from the coding sequence ATGCCTAGAAAGAAGAAATCAACTCCTAAACCGTTAGTTGGGGATGCGCTGATTGCCAAAGTTAGACAACTTGGACAAGCCACCCGTGGAGAGAAAGCTAAAGCCTGTGGGTACTACAAAGTTACTCTTAATGGAATTGAGCGCATTAATGTCATGGCCTTCCTAAATGCAGTATTGGCAGCAGAAGGGATGGACCTGGATGCGAAAGGCGAGAGTAACGAGAAACTAAGAGGCCGCAATCCTAGCCATCGAATCAGCGTACAAACTGACGGCAAACTACTGTTGGGGAGTGCCTACACCAAGAAAATGAACCTGCAACCAGGAGATGAGTTTGAAATCTCCTTAGGGCGAAAGCATATTCATTTGAGCAAAGTTGCTTGA
- a CDS encoding tyrosine-type recombinase/integrase — translation MVIPGHPSVDLSTRLSSAKKTLPRYIPPEVLTQLKQNLKFLPLNYRSMIQMLLETGLRISELCLLPFDCLEQDSQGDWWLQYNNFKMHEEQHKPISNALATVILTQQGFIREHLGTQYHYLFCSNQAAPRSKKCRLIDGFFRPVAKPPLGMILAKALNTLAREKNICNAAGKRWHFQTHQFRHTVGTAQINQGVPQHIVQKYLGHKSPDMTGVYAHLHDQTLKQEFAKFYRNTVDVIGRIVEPNCPQLDGVDLQWLKHNILAQALPNGSCALPAPAQACPHANACLTCAHFRTTAAFLEQHRTHLEQAEQFIAKAHTNGWTRQAEMNQQIAENLRTIIQALEGDA, via the coding sequence GTGGTTATCCCTGGCCACCCCAGCGTTGATCTATCAACAAGACTTTCCTCAGCAAAAAAAACTCTGCCTCGCTACATTCCCCCAGAAGTTCTGACTCAACTCAAGCAGAATCTGAAGTTTCTGCCCCTCAACTACCGAAGCATGATTCAAATGCTGTTGGAAACAGGCCTACGCATTTCTGAACTGTGTCTGCTCCCCTTCGATTGCTTGGAGCAAGACAGTCAGGGGGATTGGTGGTTGCAATACAACAACTTCAAAATGCATGAAGAACAGCACAAACCCATTTCTAATGCTCTAGCAACCGTCATTCTGACTCAACAAGGCTTTATCAGAGAACACCTGGGGACCCAATATCACTATCTGTTTTGTTCCAATCAAGCAGCCCCTCGTTCTAAAAAATGTCGCCTGATTGATGGCTTTTTCCGACCCGTTGCCAAGCCCCCTTTAGGAATGATTTTGGCTAAAGCCCTCAATACTCTCGCTCGTGAAAAAAATATCTGCAATGCTGCCGGTAAACGCTGGCATTTTCAGACCCATCAATTCCGGCATACCGTGGGTACGGCTCAAATTAATCAGGGTGTCCCCCAACATATTGTCCAAAAATACTTGGGCCATAAGTCTCCTGATATGACTGGGGTGTATGCCCATCTCCATGATCAGACGCTCAAACAGGAATTTGCGAAGTTCTATCGCAATACGGTTGATGTCATAGGAAGGATCGTTGAACCCAATTGTCCTCAGCTCGATGGTGTCGATTTGCAGTGGCTCAAACACAACATTTTGGCCCAAGCTCTCCCCAATGGCTCCTGTGCTTTGCCTGCACCTGCGCAAGCTTGCCCCCATGCCAATGCTTGCCTGACTTGTGCCCATTTCCGCACCACTGCGGCTTTCCTCGAACAACATCGCACCCATCTCGAACAGGCTGAACAGTTTATTGCCAAGGCCCATACCAATGGATGGACCCGCCAGGCCGAAATGAATCAACAGATCGCTGAGAATTTACGCACCATCATTCAAGCTTTGGAGGGGGATGCATGA
- a CDS encoding type II toxin-antitoxin system RelE/ParE family toxin, with translation MAPTDQSKQVLIYANADGNEPFTLWLTKLRDTVGQKRIFARLRRLEQGNFGDCKPLGDGVYELRLFFGPGYRVYFGEDGSTIVIILCGGDKSTQNQDIETAKTYWRDYLSNASTQNA, from the coding sequence TTGGCACCAACAGACCAATCTAAACAAGTTCTTATCTATGCAAATGCTGATGGTAATGAGCCGTTTACTCTATGGCTCACAAAGTTACGAGATACAGTGGGACAAAAGCGCATTTTTGCCCGTCTTCGCCGCCTTGAGCAGGGAAACTTTGGTGACTGCAAACCCTTAGGAGATGGTGTCTATGAGTTACGGCTCTTTTTCGGTCCAGGATACAGAGTTTATTTCGGTGAGGACGGAAGCACAATTGTGATCATCCTTTGCGGTGGAGATAAGAGCACCCAAAACCAAGATATTGAAACAGCAAAGACTTATTGGAGAGACTATTTAAGCAATGCGTCAACTCAGAACGCTTGA
- a CDS encoding tyrosine-type recombinase/integrase: MKVQRIRLPGDSLTWIVLDQDHLPIRPIQSYLHYLQNLEYSPNTIHNYATHLKLFWEFLQQVQLDWQRLTLEHLADFIRWLRWPHIKVIPLQQQSARRSERTINTILSAVCGFYEYQERVARIDNLKLHRLQFQPDQQYKPFLHHLKQDKLVKRRLLKLKDPNYLPRILTPDQIKQLVASCQCGRDQFLIALLYETGMRIGQALGLRHTDIRSWDNEIVIVPRRDNTNGVRAKTLQSYTIHVSKQLMQLYAQYLSTEYPEVDSDYVFINIWKGRIGQPMTYSTAVDLMRRLRKKTGIHVYAHLFRHTHATELIRNGWDLSLVQKRLGHTSIQTTANTYIHLDDADLKKAYQQYLEQQEQAK; the protein is encoded by the coding sequence ATGAAGGTTCAACGCATTCGATTACCGGGCGATTCCCTCACTTGGATCGTCCTGGATCAAGATCATTTACCTATTCGGCCCATTCAGTCCTATCTGCACTATCTGCAGAATCTGGAATACTCCCCTAATACCATTCACAACTACGCCACTCATCTCAAGTTGTTTTGGGAGTTCCTGCAGCAAGTGCAGTTAGATTGGCAACGTCTGACCTTAGAGCATCTGGCTGATTTTATTCGGTGGCTCCGATGGCCTCACATCAAGGTCATTCCCTTACAACAGCAGTCGGCTAGACGTTCCGAGCGAACTATCAACACAATCCTATCAGCGGTCTGTGGGTTCTACGAGTACCAAGAACGAGTCGCCAGAATAGATAATCTCAAACTCCATCGACTCCAATTTCAACCAGATCAGCAGTACAAACCCTTCTTGCATCATCTCAAGCAAGACAAGCTAGTGAAGCGAAGATTGCTCAAGCTCAAGGACCCCAACTACTTGCCGAGAATATTGACACCAGATCAGATCAAGCAGCTGGTTGCTAGCTGCCAATGTGGGCGAGATCAGTTCCTCATTGCTCTGCTCTATGAAACAGGGATGCGGATCGGCCAAGCTTTAGGGCTACGCCACACGGATATCCGTTCTTGGGATAACGAAATTGTGATTGTCCCTCGTCGCGATAACACCAATGGGGTTCGGGCTAAGACTCTCCAGTCTTACACCATCCATGTCTCTAAGCAGTTGATGCAACTCTATGCCCAGTATTTGAGCACAGAGTACCCTGAGGTCGATTCGGACTATGTGTTTATCAACATTTGGAAGGGGCGCATCGGTCAACCCATGACCTACTCAACGGCTGTGGATCTAATGCGGCGACTGAGAAAGAAGACAGGTATCCATGTCTATGCCCATCTATTTCGTCACACTCACGCCACTGAACTTATTCGCAATGGCTGGGATCTGTCCCTCGTTCAGAAACGATTAGGCCATACCAGTATACAAACCACAGCTAACACCTACATTCACTTGGATGATGCTGACCTTAAAAAAGCCTATCAGCAGTACTTAGAGCAACAGGAGCAAGCAAAATGA
- a CDS encoding DUF6262 family protein, translating into MNRNTKGLQQTNQQKRLDAFAKVERAIKQLSRQQLPINFESVAKAAGVSRSWLYKQPDLKERILHLREQQTSSDSPPIKASDSSKDAMIRTLRQQVQQTNQENTVLLKRIEVAYGLAYQAAPEALAAENQQLTQETEELKLKLNQSLQDNQVWSHKNQQLHNKIREMQAQLIAMEALDAEIVQLKKQNQHLFKKLMQLESAECSKNSQKIANDKKQEPPLSDWSKVEF; encoded by the coding sequence ATGAACCGCAATACCAAAGGGTTACAGCAAACAAATCAGCAAAAACGACTTGATGCTTTTGCCAAGGTTGAGCGAGCGATTAAGCAACTGTCACGACAGCAGTTACCGATCAATTTTGAGTCTGTTGCTAAGGCTGCAGGGGTAAGCCGCTCCTGGCTATACAAACAACCAGATCTCAAGGAACGTATCCTGCATTTAAGAGAACAGCAAACCTCTTCAGATTCCCCACCAATTAAAGCTTCTGACTCATCTAAAGATGCCATGATCCGCACCCTACGCCAGCAAGTCCAACAGACCAACCAGGAGAATACAGTGCTCCTAAAACGGATTGAGGTTGCCTATGGTCTTGCGTATCAAGCTGCTCCAGAGGCACTAGCAGCAGAAAATCAGCAGCTCACTCAGGAGACTGAAGAGTTAAAGCTCAAGCTGAATCAATCACTCCAGGATAATCAGGTTTGGAGCCACAAGAACCAGCAATTACACAACAAAATCAGGGAGATGCAAGCCCAACTGATTGCTATGGAAGCCCTTGATGCAGAAATAGTCCAACTCAAAAAGCAGAATCAGCATTTGTTCAAGAAGTTGATGCAGCTTGAGTCAGCAGAGTGTTCTAAAAACTCTCAAAAGATTGCTAACGATAAGAAGCAAGAGCCTCCTCTATCAGATTGGTCGAAGGTAGAATTCTAA
- a CDS encoding IS5 family transposase, with product MQSKGFGRIKHRREQLEARKDNLSEINRLVDWDIFHNCLEQLPQPKRKSKAGRKPIDRLLLLKLLILQQLYNLSDEELEYQTHDRLSFRRFLGLSADDEVPDSTTLWLFRQSLSDADLIETLFETFNEYLAGCGYTAKGGQIMDATLVPVPIQRNTREENKQIKQGDIPPEWKDKPHKQSHKDTDARWTKKNGKSHFGYKNHINIDAEYGFIRQHQVTDASVHDSQPFCDLLDGENDADEIWADSAYRSEALEAGLEAIGYVSQIHERGYRHHPLTEEQKQTNRGKSKVRAKVEHVFGAWVMNLGGKQVRCIGIKRVRAQLGLKDLAYNVRRYVFWRKKELTLQNQYA from the coding sequence ATGCAATCCAAAGGCTTTGGCAGAATCAAACATCGCCGCGAGCAGCTAGAAGCACGCAAAGACAACTTAAGTGAGATCAATCGACTCGTAGACTGGGACATCTTCCACAACTGCCTAGAACAACTTCCGCAGCCAAAGCGAAAAAGCAAAGCAGGTCGCAAACCCATCGATAGACTGTTGCTGTTAAAGCTGTTAATCCTCCAGCAACTGTACAACCTGAGTGATGAGGAATTAGAATATCAAACCCATGACAGACTTTCCTTTCGCCGATTTCTAGGTTTGTCTGCCGATGATGAAGTCCCTGATTCAACGACCCTATGGCTGTTTCGCCAGAGCCTAAGTGACGCCGATTTAATCGAGACGCTTTTTGAGACCTTTAACGAGTATTTAGCAGGGTGTGGCTATACCGCCAAAGGAGGGCAAATCATGGATGCAACCCTGGTGCCCGTCCCCATTCAACGCAATACTCGCGAAGAGAACAAACAGATCAAACAAGGCGACATCCCTCCTGAGTGGAAAGATAAGCCTCATAAACAGTCTCATAAAGACACCGACGCTCGATGGACAAAAAAGAATGGCAAAAGCCACTTTGGCTACAAAAACCATATCAACATCGATGCTGAGTATGGGTTTATCCGCCAGCATCAGGTGACTGACGCATCCGTCCATGACTCTCAGCCATTTTGCGACCTCTTGGATGGAGAGAATGACGCCGATGAGATTTGGGCTGACAGTGCCTATCGCAGCGAAGCGTTAGAAGCTGGACTCGAAGCCATTGGCTATGTCAGCCAAATTCATGAGCGAGGATATCGCCATCATCCATTAACCGAAGAGCAGAAACAAACAAATCGGGGTAAATCGAAGGTGCGCGCTAAGGTTGAACATGTTTTTGGGGCATGGGTGATGAATTTAGGAGGCAAGCAAGTCCGTTGTATTGGCATCAAACGAGTGCGTGCTCAACTCGGTCTGAAGGATTTGGCCTATAACGTGAGACGCTACGTGTTTTGGCGCAAAAAGGAGCTGACTCTGCAGAATCAGTATGCCTAA